In Methylacidiphilum infernorum V4, a single window of DNA contains:
- a CDS encoding PhoH family protein: MMHSEIISFENGRLVHELFANEIKNVRILEERFGVKVTTRDGWVRIDGAPENVLKTKRVFDQLQDALDQGLEIAKKDIHSAMEFVEKENGVVLSDFQRAKLETSSKKPPVVPRTLNQKRYIQAIKEHELVFGLGPAGTGKTFLAVAAALAAFRAEEIKKIILTRPAVEAGEALGFLPGELEDKIFPYLRPLYDALEEMLDAEELKKMVDKGVIELAPLAFMRGRTLSGSFIILDEAQNTTTEQMLMFLTRLGQRSRCVVTGDPTQVDLPKHRNSGLFEAISALKSVSGICFCEFGEKDVVRHKLVKDIVEAYRIHRASGKNNL; the protein is encoded by the coding sequence ATGATGCATTCAGAAATTATTTCTTTTGAGAATGGTCGATTAGTGCATGAACTTTTTGCCAATGAAATAAAAAATGTGCGTATCTTGGAAGAACGCTTTGGGGTAAAGGTTACAACCAGGGATGGATGGGTACGTATTGACGGTGCTCCAGAGAATGTCCTGAAAACCAAAAGAGTATTTGACCAGTTGCAGGACGCCCTCGATCAGGGGTTAGAAATTGCTAAAAAGGATATTCATAGCGCCATGGAATTTGTTGAAAAAGAAAATGGGGTCGTTTTGAGTGATTTCCAGAGAGCAAAACTTGAAACATCTTCTAAAAAACCTCCAGTAGTCCCAAGAACTTTGAACCAGAAAAGGTATATCCAGGCTATAAAAGAACACGAACTTGTTTTTGGATTAGGTCCAGCAGGTACGGGGAAAACATTTCTTGCAGTGGCTGCTGCTTTGGCGGCATTTCGAGCTGAAGAAATCAAAAAAATCATTTTGACGCGTCCTGCTGTAGAGGCGGGAGAGGCACTTGGATTTCTTCCGGGCGAACTTGAGGATAAAATTTTCCCTTATTTACGCCCCCTCTACGATGCTTTAGAGGAAATGCTCGATGCCGAAGAGTTAAAGAAAATGGTTGACAAGGGGGTCATTGAATTGGCTCCCTTGGCCTTTATGCGAGGGCGGACATTAAGTGGCAGTTTCATTATTCTTGATGAAGCCCAAAATACAACCACCGAACAGATGCTTATGTTCCTAACCCGCCTGGGGCAGAGATCCCGTTGCGTGGTGACGGGAGATCCTACGCAGGTAGATCTTCCAAAGCATAGAAATTCTGGGCTTTTTGAGGCGATAAGCGCATTGAAATCCGTATCAGGTATATGTTTTTGCGAGTTTGGTGAAAAAGATGTTGTTAGGCACAAGCTTGTCAAGGATATTGTGGAAGCCTATAGGATACATAGGGCCAGTGGGAAAAATAATTTATGA
- a CDS encoding HD family phosphohydrolase: MKPLFEHLLAKFQKGQADRKRRIFVIPKWESKLETNEPIRLAIFLFFIFFCIVLGLFATGHVTYSLVFLSLILTSCAAMVLNLSLPRIFYSNSKLLLVFAVIAINLLIAKSVYVWSIRQPGLESRAIYFYVSTAVAPLLVTALINVNAGVIVVMLSSVFISLLVNPSIPLLASNLLSGIVGVYFIQRICQRRDILKAGIAVGLTSLVCAVGFGIINGGDTDVLIQQSFLSIGIGLFTAVLVNTLLPLLEEIFQLNTDFTWLELSDLNHPLLRRLATEAPGTYHHSLMVANLAEAAANAIGENGSLCRVMAYFHDIGKVINPQYFVENQGADNPHFRLTPEMSSLIIISHVKDGVDLALEHHLRRPIIDAIQQHHGTSLVYYFYRKALQNFEDCRKGVKILNMGEEDLLEVDDSRFRYPGPKPQTKEIGILMLADSIESASRCLERPTLKDIEQLVEDIVSQKLQDRQLDDCPLSMKEITEIKKSFVFSLKTILHTRIHYPKSTKNVEKSSSDPEPAERGAVALIRSKEGMEMGSGVNC; the protein is encoded by the coding sequence ATGAAGCCTTTGTTTGAGCATCTGTTAGCGAAGTTTCAAAAAGGGCAGGCGGATCGGAAAAGAAGAATATTTGTTATCCCCAAGTGGGAAAGCAAACTTGAAACTAACGAACCGATTCGTCTAGCCATCTTTCTCTTTTTTATCTTTTTTTGTATCGTCCTAGGACTTTTCGCGACGGGTCATGTGACCTATTCCCTGGTTTTCCTTTCCTTGATACTGACAAGTTGTGCGGCCATGGTTTTGAATTTGAGCCTGCCCCGGATTTTCTACAGCAATTCCAAGCTCCTCTTGGTTTTTGCCGTAATAGCCATCAACTTGTTGATAGCCAAGTCTGTCTATGTATGGTCTATTCGCCAGCCGGGGCTAGAATCCAGGGCTATTTATTTTTATGTCTCAACCGCCGTGGCTCCCCTATTGGTTACCGCCTTGATTAATGTCAATGCCGGCGTGATCGTGGTGATGCTTTCGAGTGTTTTTATTTCTTTACTTGTTAATCCCAGTATACCGCTTTTAGCCAGCAACCTGCTTTCCGGTATAGTTGGAGTTTATTTTATTCAGAGGATTTGCCAGAGAAGGGATATCTTGAAGGCGGGCATCGCCGTTGGGCTTACCAGCCTCGTTTGCGCCGTGGGTTTTGGAATTATCAACGGAGGGGATACCGATGTGCTTATTCAGCAATCTTTTTTGAGTATCGGCATAGGGTTGTTCACGGCTGTGCTTGTAAACACCCTTTTGCCTCTTCTTGAAGAAATTTTTCAACTCAACACCGATTTTACATGGCTTGAATTATCCGATCTCAACCATCCTCTGCTGCGGAGGCTTGCTACTGAAGCTCCAGGAACTTATCATCACAGCTTAATGGTGGCTAACCTAGCCGAGGCAGCGGCCAATGCAATTGGAGAAAACGGCAGTCTCTGCCGGGTGATGGCTTATTTTCATGACATTGGAAAGGTGATTAACCCTCAATATTTTGTTGAAAACCAAGGAGCGGACAATCCCCATTTCCGCCTTACTCCAGAAATGAGTTCTCTAATTATTATTTCTCATGTCAAGGATGGAGTGGACTTGGCTTTAGAGCATCACTTAAGACGTCCCATTATTGATGCCATCCAACAGCATCACGGCACTTCCTTGGTCTATTATTTTTACAGGAAAGCCTTACAGAATTTTGAAGATTGTCGCAAGGGGGTGAAGATCCTCAACATGGGCGAAGAGGATCTCCTGGAGGTTGATGATTCCCGTTTTAGATATCCTGGTCCCAAGCCGCAAACGAAAGAGATCGGCATTTTAATGCTTGCCGATTCCATAGAAAGTGCTTCGCGTTGCTTGGAAAGGCCTACCCTTAAAGACATCGAACAACTGGTCGAAGACATCGTCTCCCAAAAGTTGCAAGACCGCCAGCTCGATGATTGCCCCTTGAGCATGAAAGAAATAACAGAAATAAAGAAAAGTTTTGTTTTTTCGTTGAAAACCATATTGCATACCCGCATTCATTATCCCAAGAGTACTAAAAACGTTGAAAAATCGAGTAGTGATCCAGAACCTGCAGAAAGAGGTGCCGTTGCCCTTATCCGATCTAAGGAAGGGATGGAAATGGGCAGTGGAGTTAATTGCTGA
- the ald gene encoding alanine dehydrogenase, whose protein sequence is MRIGIPKEIKKGENRVSLIPSGARRLVESGHSVYVEKNAGEGSGFSNEDYAKAGAFIVSAEEAWNCDLIVKVKEPQPSEYRYLKKNLLLFAFLHLAANRELTAVLLEREVISFAYETLRLSDGSLPLLIPMSEIAGRVAIQHGARILEKNQGGIGILLGGVPGVEPARVAIVGGGTVGTNAMKMALGLGAEITVFDCDLKKLRYLDDLLGGRIKTVMANPYAIEERIQSFDLLIGAVLNPGAKSPKVITKQMIQKMKPGSAVMDISIDQGGCIETIDNPTTLDNPTFIKDGVIHYAVANIPASVPKTATAALTNATFYWIDLLANHGVEAVQFNPSIKTAINTIYGELTCRAVAEAFGIPWSPIEKFL, encoded by the coding sequence ATGCGTATTGGAATACCTAAAGAAATTAAAAAAGGAGAAAATAGGGTCTCTCTTATCCCTTCAGGGGCAAGACGCCTAGTCGAATCTGGACACTCTGTATACGTAGAAAAGAATGCCGGAGAGGGCAGCGGTTTTAGCAATGAAGATTACGCTAAAGCTGGAGCTTTCATTGTATCCGCAGAAGAAGCATGGAATTGCGACTTGATCGTTAAAGTTAAAGAGCCCCAACCGTCAGAATATCGATACCTTAAGAAAAACTTACTGCTCTTTGCTTTCTTGCATCTCGCTGCCAACCGTGAACTGACTGCGGTGCTCCTTGAACGGGAAGTCATCTCCTTTGCTTACGAAACTCTCAGGCTTTCTGACGGCAGTTTACCCCTTCTCATCCCGATGAGCGAAATTGCCGGCAGAGTCGCTATCCAGCACGGGGCAAGGATACTTGAAAAAAATCAGGGAGGCATAGGGATTCTTCTAGGCGGTGTACCCGGAGTAGAACCCGCGCGGGTGGCTATTGTAGGTGGAGGAACAGTAGGGACCAATGCCATGAAGATGGCCTTGGGACTAGGAGCAGAAATCACAGTGTTCGATTGCGACCTAAAGAAACTACGCTACCTTGATGACCTTCTCGGAGGAAGAATCAAGACGGTCATGGCCAACCCCTATGCCATTGAAGAAAGGATACAATCCTTTGATCTTTTAATAGGGGCTGTCCTCAATCCCGGGGCCAAGTCTCCCAAGGTGATCACAAAGCAGATGATTCAAAAAATGAAGCCCGGAAGCGCCGTCATGGATATATCCATTGACCAAGGGGGATGTATCGAAACGATCGATAATCCCACTACTCTTGATAATCCAACTTTCATCAAAGATGGAGTTATCCATTACGCGGTGGCCAACATCCCGGCAAGCGTTCCGAAAACGGCAACAGCCGCCTTAACAAACGCCACTTTCTACTGGATTGACCTCCTGGCCAATCATGGAGTCGAAGCGGTGCAATTCAACCCTTCAATCAAAACGGCTATTAATACGATATATGGAGAACTGACCTGTCGCGCTGTGGCCGAGGCCTTTGGAATACCTTGGAGCCCAATAGAAAAATTTTTGTAA
- the glgA gene encoding glycogen synthase GlgA — translation MNILFISTELSPYAKTGGLGDAVASLLKALQAKGYSVGCVLPLYRSLMDRFKAMKKNGLLLKIHFGGKIVPVQVIQTQTDTGFPLFLLRSDAFFNRDFIYGPPGKEYADNFQRFVFFSKAALELAQWIKPLPKILHVHDWPTALVPLFVRHLGLPFHTVLTIHNLSYQGIFESHLFGLTGLPSIYFSLHGLEFFGKINLLKGGIIFSDWLTTVSPSYALEIQNPGYGCGLEGVIKQRAYKLTGILNGVDYSLWNPKTDPYIVQNYSLFNLKGKETCKESLLKTFFLSFDDKPLFCTLSRFIEQKGFELIIPLIRELVFNGCRFIFFGEGSSRIEKLLLEASSNYPTHVATKIGFDEILAHQIVAGADFLLMPSLFEPCGLSHLYGMKYATLPIARKTGGLADTIDGWDEQKHRGTGILFDDPTPAALLKAIKKALHIFQNKSLLSSMRKEAMKKDFSWQKCLSSYEKIYRRFDVSHSLPLYSH, via the coding sequence GTGAATATCCTTTTTATATCCACTGAACTCAGTCCCTATGCTAAGACAGGAGGGCTTGGAGATGCTGTAGCCTCTCTATTAAAGGCCTTACAGGCTAAGGGCTATAGCGTCGGCTGTGTTTTACCCCTTTATAGATCCCTAATGGACCGGTTCAAAGCGATGAAAAAAAACGGTTTGCTCTTAAAAATCCACTTTGGAGGGAAAATTGTCCCGGTCCAAGTTATTCAAACTCAAACCGATACCGGATTCCCCTTGTTTCTGCTCCGTAGCGATGCTTTTTTTAACAGGGATTTCATTTATGGACCTCCGGGAAAGGAATACGCGGATAATTTTCAGAGATTTGTTTTCTTTTCAAAAGCCGCATTAGAACTTGCCCAATGGATCAAACCCTTGCCTAAAATTCTCCACGTTCACGACTGGCCCACCGCCCTTGTGCCTCTTTTTGTAAGGCATCTTGGACTGCCTTTTCATACCGTTTTGACCATTCACAATTTGTCTTACCAAGGCATTTTTGAAAGCCACTTATTTGGACTTACCGGCTTGCCGTCGATCTACTTTTCCTTGCACGGGTTGGAATTCTTTGGAAAAATCAATCTTCTTAAAGGGGGAATTATCTTTTCAGATTGGTTGACTACGGTCAGTCCAAGCTATGCTTTGGAAATTCAAAATCCAGGCTACGGATGCGGGCTCGAAGGAGTCATCAAGCAAAGAGCTTACAAGTTAACGGGAATTCTCAATGGGGTAGATTATAGCCTGTGGAATCCGAAAACAGATCCTTATATCGTTCAGAACTATTCCCTGTTCAATTTAAAAGGAAAAGAAACATGCAAGGAAAGCCTGCTGAAGACTTTTTTTCTTAGTTTTGACGATAAGCCCCTGTTTTGTACTCTTTCCCGGTTCATTGAACAAAAAGGCTTTGAGCTGATTATCCCATTAATAAGAGAATTGGTTTTTAACGGCTGTCGCTTCATTTTTTTTGGCGAAGGCTCTTCGAGAATTGAAAAACTCCTTCTTGAGGCTTCAAGCAATTATCCCACTCATGTGGCAACAAAAATAGGTTTTGATGAGATCCTAGCTCACCAGATTGTAGCTGGAGCCGATTTTCTTCTCATGCCTTCTTTGTTCGAACCTTGCGGCTTGAGCCATCTTTACGGGATGAAATACGCTACCCTTCCCATTGCGAGAAAAACAGGAGGCCTAGCGGATACCATTGACGGTTGGGACGAGCAGAAACATCGGGGAACAGGGATTCTTTTCGATGATCCTACTCCCGCAGCACTTTTGAAGGCTATAAAAAAAGCTCTCCATATCTTTCAAAATAAAAGCTTGCTCTCCTCCATGAGAAAAGAGGCGATGAAAAAAGATTTCAGTTGGCAAAAATGCTTATCCTCTTACGAAAAAATTTACCGCCGATTTGACGTTTCCCATTCCCTTCCTCTCTATTCGCACTGA
- the ybeY gene encoding rRNA maturation RNase YbeY, with protein MPLPLSDLRKGWKWAVELIADQPRLPQKIHFVLLPEKTMGEVHNLFFRDPHPTDVISFDYGEILICPSVAEKEARQRSIAVLKEVLLYGIHGMLHLCGMDDDKEEERKRMEQVQESILEKTWEKLQSTAFHG; from the coding sequence GTGCCGTTGCCCTTATCCGATCTAAGGAAGGGATGGAAATGGGCAGTGGAGTTAATTGCTGACCAGCCTCGCTTACCTCAGAAAATCCACTTCGTCCTTTTACCTGAGAAGACAATGGGAGAAGTGCATAACCTTTTCTTTCGGGATCCTCATCCTACGGATGTCATTAGTTTCGATTATGGTGAAATTTTAATTTGTCCCTCGGTGGCTGAAAAGGAAGCAAGGCAGCGCTCTATAGCTGTATTGAAAGAAGTCCTCCTTTATGGGATTCATGGGATGCTCCATCTTTGTGGTATGGATGATGACAAAGAAGAGGAGAGGAAGCGGATGGAACAGGTGCAGGAATCCATTCTGGAGAAGACCTGGGAGAAACTGCAATCGACTGCATTCCATGGATAA
- the recO gene encoding DNA repair protein RecO, whose translation MDKHSGPLLSTTAIAFRKYPFSETSTIIYWISPMGCIKTLAKGSRKSGTASFAPIDLFYECEIVFYVSRRSDLYLLKEYRIVDPMLALRRDWVTLLCSSYFVELIAQTAEERTPLPECFILLEKALGYIKKKPVSLKIVELYEKRLLAIHGLQGAEIDHLYEQAPGGGKRLWEKRKQLRDCLKP comes from the coding sequence ATGGATAAACACTCTGGTCCTCTTTTATCCACCACGGCTATTGCTTTTAGAAAATACCCTTTTTCTGAAACGAGCACGATTATTTACTGGATCAGCCCAATGGGATGTATAAAAACCCTTGCCAAGGGCTCTAGAAAGTCGGGAACAGCTTCTTTTGCACCTATCGATCTTTTTTACGAATGTGAAATTGTTTTTTATGTATCGAGAAGGAGCGATCTTTACTTGTTGAAAGAATACCGGATTGTCGATCCCATGCTTGCCTTGAGAAGGGACTGGGTAACCTTGCTTTGCTCGAGTTATTTTGTTGAATTGATTGCCCAAACGGCTGAGGAAAGAACACCGCTTCCGGAATGTTTTATACTTCTTGAAAAGGCCTTAGGCTACATAAAAAAAAAGCCCGTGAGTTTGAAAATTGTAGAGCTTTATGAAAAACGGCTTTTGGCTATCCATGGATTACAGGGGGCGGAGATCGACCATCTCTATGAACAGGCTCCCGGTGGAGGCAAAAGATTGTGGGAGAAGAGAAAACAGTTAAGAGATTGCCTCAAACCCTAG
- a CDS encoding dienelactone hydrolase family protein codes for MVGKKRKGAFSACFFLGFYLLLPVQNSLAENNLEKDPNSLQAAPIGSVEEKGNPSVQPAEPVLRGALVKLTDFGADDVGYLSIPDQEPKGGVVLVPGKWGMNRGIKFLADRFSKEGYVALAVDLFNGIVPKDSSYAADLTRFVREDSALGVISAAVRFLHESPRFHTDKVGIVGWDRGGEYTFEAALNIKGIEAAIIYYGEVDFEKKKLFKLKVPLCYFYAEKDKSISKEKIIHFVNRLEEEKKPLVFYSFDAQDGFADPSNSNYDPTNAEAAWHISIDFLEKKFNAPRKETGLLEKIIHGKD; via the coding sequence ATGGTTGGAAAGAAAAGAAAAGGAGCTTTCAGTGCCTGTTTTTTTCTTGGATTTTATTTATTATTACCTGTTCAAAATTCTTTAGCCGAGAATAACTTAGAAAAAGATCCGAATTCTCTGCAAGCCGCCCCTATTGGTTCTGTTGAAGAAAAGGGAAATCCCTCTGTTCAGCCGGCTGAACCTGTTTTGCGTGGAGCATTAGTCAAGTTGACGGATTTCGGTGCAGACGATGTGGGGTATCTTTCGATTCCTGACCAAGAACCGAAAGGGGGCGTTGTTCTCGTCCCCGGCAAATGGGGAATGAATCGAGGCATAAAATTTTTGGCCGATCGCTTTTCCAAGGAAGGATATGTAGCTTTGGCCGTGGACCTTTTTAACGGGATTGTTCCTAAAGACAGTTCCTATGCTGCCGATCTAACCCGGTTCGTCAGGGAAGATTCCGCCCTGGGAGTAATATCGGCCGCCGTCCGTTTTCTCCACGAAAGTCCAAGGTTTCATACGGACAAGGTGGGGATTGTAGGATGGGATAGAGGAGGAGAATATACCTTTGAGGCGGCCCTCAACATCAAGGGCATAGAAGCAGCCATTATCTATTACGGAGAGGTGGATTTTGAAAAGAAAAAACTTTTCAAGCTCAAAGTTCCTCTTTGCTATTTTTATGCCGAAAAGGATAAGTCGATTTCCAAGGAAAAAATCATCCATTTTGTCAATAGGCTTGAGGAAGAAAAAAAACCCCTCGTTTTTTATAGTTTTGATGCCCAGGATGGATTTGCGGATCCATCCAACTCCAATTATGATCCGACGAATGCTGAAGCGGCTTGGCATATTTCCATCGATTTTTTAGAGAAGAAATTTAACGCTCCTAGGAAGGAGACGGGACTTTTAGAGAAGATTATTCACGGGAAAGATTAA
- a CDS encoding anthranilate synthase component II produces the protein MLLVIDNYDSFTYNLVQYFGELGIEPTVFRNDQIGVDEVARLSPDYIVISPGPKGPADAGISCELIRRLGPSVPILGVCLGHQCIGQVYGAKVVRAKRLMHGKTSFIYHNGEDLFSDLPCPFEATRYHSLIVEKESIPSCLKITAWTKEEEVMGLAHEKNPVFGVQFHPESILTKEGKRLLKNFLSIKQPRF, from the coding sequence ATGCTTCTTGTCATCGATAACTACGATTCTTTTACTTATAACCTTGTTCAGTATTTTGGGGAGCTTGGAATAGAACCAACCGTTTTTAGAAACGATCAGATCGGGGTCGATGAAGTGGCTCGGCTTTCACCCGATTATATCGTTATATCTCCAGGACCTAAAGGACCGGCTGATGCCGGTATATCTTGTGAATTGATCCGGCGATTAGGCCCCTCTGTGCCTATTCTCGGCGTTTGCCTTGGACATCAATGTATAGGCCAAGTTTATGGCGCAAAAGTCGTTAGGGCAAAAAGGCTCATGCATGGAAAAACTTCTTTTATCTATCACAATGGAGAAGATCTTTTCTCGGATTTGCCTTGCCCTTTTGAAGCCACAAGATACCATTCATTGATCGTCGAGAAGGAAAGCATTCCTTCGTGTCTTAAAATTACAGCTTGGACCAAGGAAGAGGAGGTTATGGGGCTGGCCCATGAAAAGAATCCCGTTTTTGGGGTGCAGTTTCATCCTGAATCGATATTGACCAAGGAAGGCAAGAGGCTTTTAAAAAATTTTCTTTCTATTAAACAACCACGTTTTTAA
- a CDS encoding NADPH-dependent FMN reductase, translated as MIGVLIGTNRVGSKSRLVAAQLVRLYSKLDQKINVIDLGALPKEAWAGTVFKKLPLSILPMVRRTVDCKGLVIVYPEYNGSIPGSLKHYIDILPHPESLARKPVCLVGVARGSSGALRASTHLEAILFYRRAFIYPFPLYLAKIDELLEGKCAIEQENIQKKMLEQATGFLEFVKKSSP; from the coding sequence ATGATCGGGGTATTGATAGGAACAAACAGGGTGGGGAGTAAAAGTAGGCTTGTAGCTGCTCAACTTGTGCGCCTGTATTCCAAGCTTGATCAGAAAATAAATGTGATCGATTTGGGAGCACTACCGAAAGAGGCATGGGCGGGCACGGTTTTTAAAAAACTTCCCCTTTCAATTCTTCCCATGGTGAGACGAACGGTCGATTGCAAGGGTCTAGTTATCGTCTATCCAGAATATAACGGGAGTATTCCGGGCTCCTTAAAGCACTATATCGATATACTGCCCCATCCGGAATCATTGGCAAGAAAACCTGTTTGCCTTGTTGGAGTAGCCCGAGGATCGTCTGGGGCTTTGAGGGCATCGACGCATCTTGAAGCTATTCTCTTTTATAGGAGAGCGTTCATTTATCCTTTCCCTTTATATTTAGCTAAAATAGACGAGCTCCTTGAGGGGAAATGCGCTATTGAACAAGAAAACATCCAAAAGAAAATGCTGGAACAAGCCACGGGGTTTTTGGAATTTGTGAAGAAAAGTTCTCCTTGA
- a CDS encoding lipoate--protein ligase family protein — translation MQTWSLVLEGPFNGELNMALDEAYLGWVSHPLLRIYRFSEPMISIGYFQKWKEIPQGSKFVRRYTGGGAVYHGEDCTYTLVFPKNHSLVRLAARESYYTIHKALERGIGRLGLKTEFYEDEKKQEGSFCFLKPVKYDLMWENRKIAGAAQRRNRHGLLHQGSIAIPRGVCFKEMVGAVIEGFLETFQVDFLKENISPEVWGRAVELEEKKYKSFEWNYMR, via the coding sequence ATGCAAACTTGGAGTTTAGTGCTTGAAGGACCGTTTAACGGGGAACTAAACATGGCTCTGGATGAAGCTTATCTAGGTTGGGTTTCCCATCCTTTATTGAGAATTTATAGGTTTTCTGAGCCGATGATCTCTATCGGTTACTTTCAAAAATGGAAAGAAATTCCCCAGGGTTCGAAATTCGTGCGCCGCTACACGGGAGGAGGGGCTGTTTATCATGGAGAGGATTGTACCTATACCTTGGTTTTCCCCAAGAATCATTCTCTTGTGCGCCTTGCCGCCCGAGAATCTTATTACACCATTCATAAGGCTCTAGAAAGAGGGATCGGCCGCTTAGGCTTAAAAACTGAATTTTATGAAGATGAAAAAAAACAGGAGGGAAGCTTTTGTTTTCTGAAACCGGTCAAATACGACCTGATGTGGGAAAACAGGAAAATTGCCGGTGCAGCGCAGAGAAGAAATCGTCACGGATTACTCCACCAAGGAAGTATTGCCATTCCAAGGGGAGTCTGTTTCAAAGAGATGGTTGGAGCGGTTATCGAAGGCTTTCTGGAGACCTTTCAGGTGGATTTTCTTAAAGAGAATATTAGTCCGGAGGTGTGGGGTCGAGCGGTAGAGCTGGAAGAAAAGAAATATAAAAGCTTTGAGTGGAATTACATGCGCTAA
- a CDS encoding Glu/Leu/Phe/Val family dehydrogenase translates to MEFLLSDPTFSMACKQFDRVAQFLNLPEKTQAIIKWPQRSLSVTFPVKMDNGKVRMFSGYRVQHHLALGPTKGGIRFDPDVTLGEISALAMWMSWKCALVGLPFGGAKGGVCCQPAEMSKKELEGLTRRYTQELIPFIGPQKDIPAPDIGTDEQIMAWMMDTYSMQVGYPVPGVVTGKPVTIGGTLGRKEATGKGVAFLVKKITGLLKLPGPLRIIIQGFGNVGSVSACQLVKDGAILVGVSDASAALYNPKGINYFRLLEYKEKTGRLAGFPEADEMDGVELLCQHCDVLIPAAKERVINEVVAEKLRCRILAEGANGPTTPEADRILEERKEIFIIPDILCNSGGVIVSYFEWVQDMQSYFWSEAEVLNALCRILSGALNSIMQFSHENKVSTRMAALSLGIKKVAEAKEMRGVFP, encoded by the coding sequence ATGGAGTTCCTCCTTTCCGATCCTACCTTTTCGATGGCTTGTAAACAATTCGATAGAGTTGCCCAGTTTTTGAACCTTCCCGAAAAAACCCAAGCAATCATTAAATGGCCTCAAAGATCCCTGTCTGTAACCTTTCCCGTAAAAATGGATAATGGAAAAGTACGGATGTTTTCGGGCTATCGGGTTCAACATCATCTTGCTTTAGGGCCGACTAAGGGGGGAATCCGGTTTGATCCTGACGTAACGCTGGGAGAAATATCGGCCTTGGCTATGTGGATGAGTTGGAAATGTGCTTTGGTGGGATTGCCATTTGGAGGAGCCAAAGGAGGGGTATGTTGTCAACCCGCTGAAATGAGTAAAAAGGAACTCGAAGGATTGACCCGAAGATATACCCAAGAATTGATTCCTTTTATCGGCCCTCAGAAAGACATCCCTGCGCCCGACATAGGAACCGATGAACAGATCATGGCTTGGATGATGGACACTTATTCCATGCAAGTCGGTTATCCTGTACCTGGTGTTGTCACAGGAAAACCGGTGACTATTGGGGGGACCCTGGGAAGGAAAGAAGCTACGGGTAAAGGTGTAGCTTTTCTGGTAAAAAAGATAACTGGATTATTAAAGCTACCCGGTCCCTTGCGGATTATCATCCAGGGTTTTGGCAACGTGGGAAGCGTAAGCGCATGCCAACTTGTAAAAGATGGAGCCATCCTGGTAGGTGTTTCCGACGCCTCTGCAGCTCTTTATAATCCCAAGGGAATCAATTACTTCCGGCTTCTCGAGTACAAAGAAAAAACGGGAAGATTAGCAGGTTTTCCCGAAGCCGATGAAATGGATGGGGTTGAACTTCTTTGCCAGCATTGTGATGTATTGATTCCTGCAGCAAAGGAAAGAGTGATTAATGAAGTTGTAGCTGAAAAATTGCGGTGCCGTATTCTTGCTGAAGGAGCAAACGGTCCTACGACCCCGGAAGCTGATCGTATACTTGAAGAAAGAAAAGAGATATTTATCATCCCCGATATTTTATGTAATTCAGGAGGAGTCATTGTGAGCTACTTCGAATGGGTTCAAGATATGCAGAGTTATTTTTGGTCGGAAGCCGAGGTGTTGAATGCCCTTTGCCGTATTTTATCTGGAGCGTTAAATTCCATCATGCAATTTTCCCACGAAAATAAAGTATCTACCCGAATGGCCGCCCTCTCTTTAGGGATTAAAAAGGTGGCCGAGGCGAAGGAGATGCGAGGGGTATTCCCCTAA